A stretch of Methylogaea oryzae DNA encodes these proteins:
- a CDS encoding aspartyl/asparaginyl beta-hydroxylase domain-containing protein, whose protein sequence is MAIPTAPEPPHPAFLRLPMDFDPRRLADDLSAVDAREWTPHFNTGVYEGDWSGAALRASPDSPLAIYSDPGAETWADTRLLEGCGYFREVLGTFRCPLLSVRLLRLGPGALIKEHRDPMLGLDYGEARLHVVVSTNPGVTCRIDGTEQHWAAGECWYADFNRPHSFANRGETERVHLVLDCKADDWLRQLLAQPH, encoded by the coding sequence ATGGCGATTCCGACGGCTCCCGAGCCGCCCCACCCCGCTTTCCTGCGCTTGCCGATGGATTTCGATCCTCGGCGATTGGCGGACGATCTTTCCGCGGTCGACGCAAGGGAGTGGACGCCCCATTTCAATACGGGGGTTTACGAGGGCGATTGGAGCGGCGCCGCGTTGCGCGCCTCGCCCGACAGCCCCCTCGCCATCTATTCCGACCCCGGCGCCGAAACCTGGGCGGACACGCGCCTACTGGAAGGCTGCGGCTATTTTCGCGAAGTGCTGGGAACGTTCCGCTGCCCGCTGCTGTCGGTGCGGCTGCTGCGGCTGGGGCCGGGAGCGCTCATCAAAGAACATCGCGACCCCATGCTGGGCCTGGATTACGGCGAGGCGCGCCTCCACGTGGTGGTGTCCACCAACCCCGGCGTAACCTGCCGCATCGACGGCACCGAGCAACATTGGGCGGCGGGCGAATGCTGGTATGCCGACTTCAACCGCCCCCACAGCTTCGCCAACCGGGGCGAAACCGAACGGGTGCATCTGGTGCTGGACTGCAAGGCGGACGATTGGCTCCGGCAGTTGCTGGCGCAACCCCACTAA